Proteins encoded by one window of Antechinus flavipes isolate AdamAnt ecotype Samford, QLD, Australia chromosome 4, AdamAnt_v2, whole genome shotgun sequence:
- the LOC127561313 gene encoding olfactory receptor 10K1: MERSNETNVSEFVFLGFSALAGFQQLLFVVFLLLYLFTLGTNAVILSTILLERALHTPMYFFLGILSSFETCYTFIIVPKMLVDLLAQKKTISFMGCAVQMLTFLFLGCSHSFLLAAMGYDRYVAICNPLRYTVLMDHRMCLGLVAAACVCGLTVALVTTSLVFHLPFHSSNKLHHFFCDISPVLKLASQHTRLGQMVIFILGIFALVIPLLLILASYIRIISAILKIPSTVGRYKAFSTCASHLIVVTVHYGCASFIYLRPKTNYNSSQDVLISVSYTILTPLFNPMIYSLRNKEFKAALRHAISQNLCTKH; the protein is encoded by the coding sequence ATGGAGAGGAGCAATGAGACAAATGTGAGTGAATTTGTCTTCCTTGGCTTCTCAGCCCTGGCTGGATTTCAGCAACTATTGTTTGTAGTATTCCTTCTCCTTTATCTATTTACTCTAGGCACCAATGCTGTGATCCTGTCCACCATTTTGCTGGAGCGAGCCCTCCATACTCCCATGTACTTCTTCCTTGGAATTCTATCCTCATTTGAGACATGCTACACTTTTATCATAGTACCCAAGATGCTTGTGGATTTGCTGGCTCAGAAGAAGACTATCTCTTTCATGGGCTGTGCTGTTCAGATGCTCACCTTCCTTTTCCTTGGCTGTTCTCACTCCTTTCTGCTAGCAGCCATGGGCTATGACCGCTATGTAGCCATTTGCAATCCTCTTCGTTACACAGTGCTGATGGATCACAGGATGTGTCTGGGACTGGTAGCTGCAGCCTGTGTCTGTGGCCTCACAGTTGCCTTAGTTACAACATCCCTTGTATTTCACTTGCCCTTCCATTCTTCCAACAAGCTCCATCACTTCTTCTGTGACATTTCCCCTGTCCTCAAGCTGGCTTCCCAGCATACTCGCCTTGGTCAGATGGTCATCTTCATCTTGGGTATATTTGCCCTGGTCATCCCTTTATTGTTGATTCTGGCCTCCTATATCCGTATCATCTCTGCCATATTAAAGATCCCCTCCACTGTGGGAAGGTACAAGGCCTTTTCTACCTGTGCTTCCCATCTCATTGTTGTCACTGTCCACTATGGCTGTGCCTCTTTCATCTATTTGAGGCCTAAGACCAACTATAACTCTAGCCAAGATGTTCTGATATCTGTGTCTTATACTATTCTAACCCCATTATTCAATCCCATGATCTATAGTCTAAGAAATAAAGAGTTCAAGGCAGCGCTGAGGCATGCAATAAGCCAGAACTTGTGTACCAAACATTAA